DNA sequence from the Scophthalmus maximus strain ysfricsl-2021 chromosome 1, ASM2237912v1, whole genome shotgun sequence genome:
cattttttttaaaaaagggaagaaaaggaggtTTTCATCGACAATTATTTGAACAATGCAGGTAGTTTCCCCCTTTGTCGCCACGGTGGTGATGAtaatcaacaacatcatcagcaGATTAGGAACTTTAGTGCACAAGCAccgttattttcattttgtgcccCGACTTTGCTTCAACTTACCTGGGCGACTTCCACATCTCCTACTCTGAAGGCTTCTTCCGCCTGGGAAGCAGACATCAGCTGAGACACCGTGCAGGGGATTATCTGTGTGGCACGGGTtctctgcaaaaacaaacaaacaaatgaaataacttCAGGGGAGATGTTGTTGTGATTGATGTTCAGCACAACTGTGTCTCTGAATAACTCTCAATCCTCCAGTGGGTTTATTATAGAGACGATGCAGGTGCAGTCGTCAGTACAGAcccccttcttctctcctccctgggACATGGCAGGTGACGCGAAGCCTCCTGGAGACTGAGTGTAACCTCCGACCATGCTGGACTCGTTGTATCCTCCTGAAAAACACaggcgggaaaaaaagagagtagCAGTTGCGTTACAGTGCTGTTTGTTCTCCGTGCCTCCTATTTAGTCCACTAGCGtccaaaacacaacaccacaacaGTGGCGGTGATGTGCtcgagctaacgttagccaacGTCAACAAGCCGCCACGAACAACTTCATGAGCACAACGGTGAAGAGATTAAACTCACCCTGATTCCACATGTTGGCACCTAGAGTTTAACTTAATAAAATACAATCTGTGACAACGTGTGACAACGGGAGACAACAGGAGCGCAGTCTGTGGACGTCTTCCTTGTGTGGTCCCGCGCCAAAGTACGGCGCATGCGCGTAGCACTTGTCCCGCGCAATTTAAGAATCAGCGGGCTGTTTTACCCCCGATTTTGCCTGTCAGGCAGACATCCAATTCTGGATTTGTGTAAATACCGAAGTTACAGCTATTATTATCGAGTCAAACTCTTATCTATGGCTCCAACCACACAACCTGTACCCAGTCGATATTGTTTATTAGAGGTGTGGTATGGCATTGGAGAATGAGCGCCTGCGAGGCGTATCACGGGGAATAGAATAGTGCCTAAAAACGTGTTTTTGCCGCCCTCCCTTCCTGTAGGATATATAAGCGTTCTGACAATCTCGGCTCCATCGAAGTAtttcaactctctctctctctgtgtgtgtgtgtgtgtgtgtgtgtgtgtgtgtgtgtgtgtgtgtgtgtgtgtgtgtgtgtgtgtgtgtgtgtgtgtgtgtgtgtgtgtgtgagtgtgtgagtgagtgtgagtgtgagtgtgtgtgtgagtgtgagtgtgtgtgagtgtgtgagcacaCATGAGAATAATGTAGGTAGCATAGTATCCTCAAACAATTAACAATTTTGATTGTATGTTTCTTTAATGGGTCATGTGTCAGATACACTGTGAAATTCAAATTACATGGATAACACtacagtgaaaatgtttgttagtGTAATAAATTACGTTTTAGAAGATCCAACCACACACTTGGGTGAATAGAAGGCTGTGAGAACAAACAGTTTGGGGTGAGGTCAGACTGCAGGGTTGGTTGCTTCAAGGTCCGGTGCACTAAAAATACATGACCCGTTGACCTTTTATCTTCCCTTTAAACGCTCCTCTTTTTTGTGCCCATCtttttgtcatgaaaacaaCTACAACCGGAGGCATTTACTCCTTGTaactttcacatttcaaagaAGTCAATAAATAACCTATGACTTACAATCCGGCCCGGGAAGTACGAGCGTCACCTGAAAGCAGCGTGCCCACTTCAAAGCCTGTTCTGGCTTAATTATCTATGGTGTCACATTTACAGCAAAACAAGAACTGAAGCGTCGAACGTACGGGTTTAAGAAAACAGAACCATGCATCAGTTCCTGGTGTGAACCAAAATAGATCCAAGCTGAAAATGAACATGCGACTTTGACGGCAGACCTACTGATTTTAGCTGTAGCCcgcataaaaattaaaaataaacctaCTGATTTTAGCTGTAGCCCGCATAAAAATAGTTCCAACTGAGGGATTTGGCAAGAGCCATATCCGATGCCTTTTAATGGTATTCTCAAATCTGTACCCTATAAATagtcgtgcccccccccccactagaagttgttacattatttatttatttcttaaatcAGAAAAACACATGATTACTTTTGACCTTCTTTATTATAGACTTGTTGTGTAGCCCATATTAGGCTATCTGAGGTAGGctgttcattttatatttgaaattatAAACATCAGCACAGGGAACTAAATATAATGGACTACACGCAGGCCCCGTGGACGCGTCACGAAGAACTGTATCTTATCTCGCTTCGCCTTTTATAGACTCACCTCTCAAACCTGGACTTGACTTGTGTTGGATGTTTCCGTTCTTCAGAGAGCTCAGCATGTCGGCAGCGAGGCTGCTCCTCTTGTCTTATCTGCTGTTCAAAGAGGCTCATGCGCAGCCAGGTGAGTGGCGGCCAAAATAACCATCCTGCGTCAATACTTTGCATTATAGTGTTTCTTGGAATAGAACTTAGTTTGCGCAATAACGCATCATTGTTTTAATCCAGGTAGTTTCTGGCACATCACCGATCTGCATTTGGATCGGACGTACAATCTGACCGATGCCCCTGAGCTCGTGTGCGCATCGAGCAACAAAAGACCCGCAGCCAACGCGGGGAAATTTGGAGACTATGTATGTGACTCATCGTGGCATCTTATCAACTCCACTGTGTATGCGATGAAGGCTATTTTACCGGACCCGGACTTCATCGTGTGGACAGGGTATGTACGTGTTTTGTGTTGACTGGGGCGTTATTCAAGTCCCAAGTCCACCTTTATAATCTTGGTTTTTAGACCCTTGTCTTTTATGAGATGCAGCACTTTGGCGGCCCCTGACAGCTTGGCCCCTGTAGTCAAAGCATaattactgctactgctactactactactactactactactctaGTGGATCATCACCGCCTGCCCGGCCTCTGACAGAGCATTATACCCTTAAactataaacaaacaaacaaaaaaaatgccagtTTTGAACAATCCATGTGTTGCTTCTCAGAGATAACACACCACATGTACCCGATGAGGACCTGGGCGACGAGGAAGTACTGAACATTATCAGCAACCTCACTCACATCATAAAACAGGTCTTTCCACGTAAGTTTCAAGTAAAACACCAAAGATCAACTAGAAGTATTTAAGTATTGATTATCTCATGTTAATGATGGGAGTCCTTCGTCAGGCACTAAAGTGTACTCTGCCCTGGGAAACCACGATTACCACCCCAAGAGCCAGCTTCCAGCAAGACCTAACCACATCTATAACCAAACAGCAGCAATGTGGCAGGACTGGTTGGATCCAGAGTCCcaggaaacatttaaaagagGTGAACAAAAGCCTCCTATGACACGCACAAATGCATGCACAATTGCTCTGTGATGAATCTACTTAAAACTCTGCATAAGACACAACCTATGCATTTGAAAGCACATGTCCAAGTGTGTTCTCCCATTGTTCCCCATGTACAGGTGGATATTACACAGAAAAGCTGCTGAGTCGAACAGGTTTCAGGATGCTGGTCCTGAACACAAACCTCTACTCTGACCATAACAATCTGACCGTGGGCATGGACGATCCAGCGGGCCAGTTTCTCTGGGCCGACCGTGTGCTCTCAGAGGCTGCCGACAACAAGGAGAAGGTAAAGCATCTTGTTTTGGCCTTACAAAAGCGGGTAAATTGGATTTAAAATCAAGGGCACCCTCATTGGAAGTAGATTGTGACTTCTATTTTTCAGGGTAAACAAAATGGGCACTTTCGGTCTATGAGTATATGAAAATAAGGCTGGTGAAAAGGTTCACAACAAGACCCTCTGGAGTTAAACTCTCTCTGGTTGCCCCGGCCCACTTCAACCCCTGccttgcaaaaaaaagatagatCAACTAAAAACAGGAGAGGTTATAAAGTGAAATTAGAAATGTTTTCTatctctacattttttttttcctctactaGGTCTACGTCATCGGCCACATCCCCCCAGGTTTCtttgagaagaagagaggaaagccGTGGTTTACACCTGAATTCAACCAGAAATACCTGGATTTAATTCAGAAACATCATTCTGTCATCCTCGGGCAGTTCTTCGGCCATCACCATACCGACAGTTTTCGCATGTTCTACAGCGCAGAAGGTAAAGTCATACTATCATGATACAACTACTACCCactcttcttcttattttacATCTGTGTTGACTGATTTAACTGGGATACAGTGACTCTCACATTAAGAGCCAAGATGTTACATGACCATGGCCATCTCAAGGGTTTTCCAGGGCAAATTCCTCCAAACACCACacagcatatatttttttagaaactAAGAATTTTTATGATAAGAAGTAACAGACGACAAGTACAAACAGAGAGACGTTTTTGTGTGAAGACTTGACATTTGCGCCGTGTTACAGTGACGGCAGGCTAAGACAGCACAGGAAAACTAAGTTACAGACGGAGACTTATTGATAAGATGACGAGCTGAGGGACAGTGGGATACACAAACGTAGCAAGGACCCATGTCTATTTATggctgttgatttgtttttctcaaattcCCACATTTTGAAGGATTTACATGTGGGAATCCTGCATTCATAAATTTGcctacatttctttttccttttcacagaTTCTCCTATCGGTACGATGTTCCTCAGCCCCGGGGTCACGCCGTGGAAAACAACACTCCCTGGAGTCGTGGATGGAGCAAATAACCCTGGAATTCGGGTCTTTGAATATGACCCCCAAACACTTCTGGTCAAAGTAAGTCAATGTCCGTCTGTataatttcaattcaaatatgTCTAGAAACCTTTACAGTGTGCAGCAAGGGATATGCAACCCCCCTCGCCAGAAAAGCCATATAAAGATGATTGTTGTGGTGTCTGTTTTCTAACCATTTGTCTTATACACTCAGGATGTGGTGACGCATTATCTGAACCTGACTTACGCTAATGTGGCCCGTGGTCGCTGGGAGAAAGAATACCGCCTCACGGAGAGCTTCCGCGTGCCAGACGCCTCCCCGGCTTCCATGCACCAGGTCCTGGAGCTCATTGCTAATAACCACCGCTACCTACAGAAGTACTACGAGTTCAACTCGGTCAGCTACGACCGGACTGAGTGCAACAGAGACTGCCGCGTGGACCACGTGTGCGCAGCCAGACAGGTGGACTTCAACAGGTACGAAAGCTGCCTGAAGATAGAAGGGGCTGCTGCCATTTATGGTGGGTCGCTGTCGGTCCTCTCTGTGGCTGTAGGTGTTGTGTTGGCCAGTCGGTAATGGACATCTATCTCAgacaatgtttaaaatgtaatattgagGATTCAGAAAGTTATTGGAAATATCATAAGACTGAAATTCAAGATCAAGCGCTTTATATTTTGTGGCcatgtaaatatttgtttttgtttttttaatgcacagTTAGTATCACTTTGAATCACATTAAATTATATGACATCTGCAATTTAACTGAATCATTCACTAGATTCTAGATtgagttggggaaaaaaaacaacctttggcTTA
Encoded proteins:
- the smpdl3b gene encoding acid sphingomyelinase-like phosphodiesterase 3b isoform X1, with translation MFPFFRELSMSAARLLLLSYLLFKEAHAQPGSFWHITDLHLDRTYNLTDAPELVCASSNKRPAANAGKFGDYVCDSSWHLINSTVYAMKAILPDPDFIVWTGDNTPHVPDEDLGDEEVLNIISNLTHIIKQVFPRTKVYSALGNHDYHPKSQLPARPNHIYNQTAAMWQDWLDPESQETFKRGGYYTEKLLSRTGFRMLVLNTNLYSDHNNLTVGMDDPAGQFLWADRVLSEAADNKEKVYVIGHIPPGFFEKKRGKPWFTPEFNQKYLDLIQKHHSVILGQFFGHHHTDSFRMFYSAEDSPIGTMFLSPGVTPWKTTLPGVVDGANNPGIRVFEYDPQTLLVKDVVTHYLNLTYANVARGRWEKEYRLTESFRVPDASPASMHQVLELIANNHRYLQKYYEFNSVSYDRTECNRDCRVDHVCAARQVDFNRYESCLKIEGAAAIYGGSLSVLSVAVGVVLASR
- the smpdl3b gene encoding acid sphingomyelinase-like phosphodiesterase 3b isoform X2, which translates into the protein MKAILPDPDFIVWTGDNTPHVPDEDLGDEEVLNIISNLTHIIKQVFPRTKVYSALGNHDYHPKSQLPARPNHIYNQTAAMWQDWLDPESQETFKRGGYYTEKLLSRTGFRMLVLNTNLYSDHNNLTVGMDDPAGQFLWADRVLSEAADNKEKVYVIGHIPPGFFEKKRGKPWFTPEFNQKYLDLIQKHHSVILGQFFGHHHTDSFRMFYSAEDSPIGTMFLSPGVTPWKTTLPGVVDGANNPGIRVFEYDPQTLLVKDVVTHYLNLTYANVARGRWEKEYRLTESFRVPDASPASMHQVLELIANNHRYLQKYYEFNSVSYDRTECNRDCRVDHVCAARQVDFNRYESCLKIEGAAAIYGGSLSVLSVAVGVVLASR